From Cronobacter turicensis z3032, the proteins below share one genomic window:
- the metR gene encoding HTH-type transcriptional regulator metR: MIEIKHLRTLQALRNCGSLAAAAASLHQTQSALSHQFSDLEQRLGFRLFVRKSQPLRFTPQGEILLQLAAQVLPQISRALQACNEPQQTRLRIAIECHSCIQWLAPALEAFRARWPQVEMDFKSGVTFDPQPALQQDELDLVLTSDILPRSGLHYSPMFDFEVRLVVAPDHPLATKTQVTPEDFASETLLIYPVQRSRLDVWRHFLQPAGISPTLKSVDNTLLLIQMVSARMGIAALPHWVVENFERQGLVVTRALGEGLWSRLYAAVRDGEQRQPVTEAFIQQARQHACDSLPFVRSAARPSVGGPTEKPLSPLPQ, from the coding sequence ATGATCGAGATAAAACACCTGCGAACGCTTCAGGCGCTGCGTAATTGCGGCTCACTGGCGGCGGCGGCGGCATCGCTGCATCAGACCCAATCCGCGCTTTCACACCAGTTCAGCGATCTGGAGCAGCGTCTCGGCTTCCGGTTATTCGTGCGTAAGAGCCAGCCGCTGCGCTTCACGCCGCAGGGCGAGATCCTGTTGCAGCTGGCAGCCCAGGTGCTGCCGCAGATAAGCCGCGCGCTGCAGGCGTGCAATGAACCGCAACAGACCCGTCTGCGCATCGCGATTGAGTGTCATAGCTGTATTCAGTGGCTGGCTCCGGCGCTGGAGGCGTTCCGCGCCCGCTGGCCGCAGGTGGAGATGGATTTCAAATCGGGCGTGACGTTTGATCCGCAGCCTGCGCTGCAACAGGACGAACTGGATCTGGTGCTGACGTCTGACATCCTGCCGCGCAGCGGCCTGCACTATTCGCCGATGTTTGATTTTGAAGTGCGTCTGGTCGTGGCGCCCGATCATCCGCTGGCGACCAAAACGCAGGTAACGCCGGAGGATTTCGCCAGCGAAACCTTGCTGATTTATCCGGTTCAGCGCAGTCGCCTCGACGTCTGGCGTCACTTTTTACAGCCGGCGGGCATCAGCCCGACGCTGAAAAGCGTCGATAACACGCTGCTGCTGATCCAGATGGTGTCGGCGCGCATGGGCATCGCTGCGCTGCCGCACTGGGTGGTGGAGAATTTCGAGCGTCAGGGCCTGGTGGTGACGCGTGCCCTGGGCGAAGGGTTATGGAGCCGGCTGTACGCTGCGGTGCGCGATGGCGAGCAGCGTCAGCCGGTAACGGAGGCGTTTATTCAGCAGGCGCGTCAGCACGCCTGTGATTCCCTTCCGTTTGTGCGGAGCGCGGCGCGACCCAGCGTCGGTGGACCCACAGAGAAGCCACTATCACCGCTCCCCCAATGA
- the metE gene encoding 5-methyltetrahydropteroyltriglutamate--homocysteine methyltransferase, giving the protein MRNTYGLTEQIHFLKLATKRIHPEERQNTMTIHNHTLGFPRVGLRRELKKAQESYWAGKSTREELLAVGRELRARHWEQQKAAGIDLLPVGDFAWYDHVLTTSLLLGNVPARHQNADGTVDIDTLFRIGRGRAPTGEPAAAAEMTKWFNTNYHYMVPEFTKGQQFSLTWTQLLDEVDEALALGHHVKPVLLGPVTYLWLGKVKGEQFDRLSLLNDILPVYQQVIAELAKRGIQWVQIDEPALVLELPQAWLDAFKPAYEALKGQTKLLLTTYFEGVSDNLDTITALPVQGLHVDLVHGHDDVNELHRRLPQEWLLSAGVINGRNVWRADLTEKYAQLKAIAGQRELWVGSSCSLLHSPIDLSVETRLDAEVKSWFAFALQKCEELALLRDALNSGDTAKIEQWSAPIQARKHSARVHNPAVEQRLQAITAQDSQRAHAYPVRAEAQRARFNLPDWPTTTIGSFPQTTEIRGLRLDFKKGNLDAANYRTGIAEHIKQAIAEQERLGLDVLVHGEAERNDMVEYFGEHLDGFVFTQNGWVQSYGSRCVKPPVVIGDISRPAPITVEWAKYAQSLTDKPVKGMLTGPVTILCWSFPREDVSRETIAKQIALALRDEVADLEAAGIGIIQIDEPALREGLPLKRSDWDAYLAWGVEAFRLNAAVAKDDTQIHTHMCYCEFNDIMDSIAALDADVITIETSRSDMELLESFEEFEYPNEIGPGVYDIHSPNVPDVAWIEALLKKAAQRIPQERLWVNPDCGLKTRGWPETRAALANMVKAAQNLRQA; this is encoded by the coding sequence ATCCGAAATACATACGGATTAACTGAGCAGATTCATTTTCTGAAACTCGCGACTAAGCGGATTCATCCTGAAGAGAGGCAGAACACCATGACTATTCATAACCACACCCTCGGTTTTCCCCGCGTCGGCCTGCGTCGCGAGCTGAAAAAAGCGCAAGAGAGCTACTGGGCGGGTAAAAGCACCCGCGAAGAATTACTGGCGGTGGGCCGCGAGCTGCGCGCCCGTCACTGGGAGCAGCAAAAAGCGGCGGGCATCGACCTGCTGCCGGTGGGTGATTTCGCCTGGTACGATCATGTCCTGACCACCAGCCTGCTGCTCGGCAACGTACCGGCGCGCCACCAGAATGCTGACGGCACGGTGGATATCGACACCCTGTTTCGCATCGGCCGTGGCCGCGCGCCGACCGGCGAACCCGCGGCGGCGGCGGAAATGACCAAATGGTTCAACACCAACTATCACTACATGGTGCCGGAATTCACCAAAGGCCAGCAGTTCAGCCTCACCTGGACACAGCTGCTGGATGAAGTGGATGAAGCGCTGGCGCTCGGCCATCACGTTAAACCGGTACTGCTGGGGCCCGTCACTTATCTGTGGCTTGGCAAAGTGAAGGGCGAGCAGTTTGACCGTCTTTCCCTGCTCAACGACATTCTGCCCGTCTACCAGCAGGTGATCGCGGAGCTTGCGAAGCGCGGCATCCAGTGGGTGCAGATTGATGAACCCGCGCTGGTGCTTGAGCTGCCGCAGGCATGGCTGGACGCGTTCAAACCGGCCTACGAGGCGCTGAAAGGCCAGACCAAACTGCTGCTCACCACCTATTTTGAAGGCGTGAGCGATAACCTTGATACCATTACCGCGCTGCCGGTACAGGGGCTGCATGTCGATCTGGTTCACGGTCATGACGATGTCAACGAATTGCATCGCCGCCTGCCGCAGGAGTGGCTGCTCTCCGCGGGCGTTATCAATGGCCGCAACGTCTGGCGCGCCGATCTCACTGAAAAATATGCGCAGCTGAAAGCGATCGCCGGCCAGCGTGAACTGTGGGTGGGCTCCTCCTGCTCGCTGCTGCACAGCCCGATCGATCTGAGCGTTGAGACCCGTCTGGATGCGGAGGTAAAAAGCTGGTTTGCTTTCGCGCTGCAGAAATGCGAGGAGCTGGCGCTGCTGCGCGATGCGCTGAACAGCGGCGATACGGCGAAAATCGAGCAGTGGAGCGCGCCGATTCAGGCCCGTAAACATTCGGCCCGCGTACACAACCCGGCCGTGGAGCAACGTCTTCAGGCAATCACGGCGCAGGACAGCCAGCGCGCCCATGCGTATCCGGTGCGCGCCGAAGCCCAGCGCGCGCGCTTTAACCTGCCGGACTGGCCGACCACAACCATTGGCTCGTTCCCGCAGACGACCGAAATCCGCGGCCTTCGCCTGGATTTCAAAAAAGGCAATCTGGATGCGGCGAACTACCGTACCGGCATCGCAGAGCATATTAAGCAGGCGATCGCCGAGCAGGAGCGTCTGGGTCTCGATGTGCTGGTGCACGGCGAAGCCGAGCGTAACGACATGGTGGAGTATTTCGGCGAGCATCTTGATGGCTTCGTCTTCACCCAGAACGGCTGGGTGCAGAGCTACGGCTCCCGCTGCGTGAAGCCGCCGGTCGTTATCGGCGACATCAGCCGTCCGGCGCCGATAACCGTCGAGTGGGCGAAGTACGCGCAGTCGCTGACCGACAAACCGGTGAAAGGGATGCTGACCGGCCCGGTGACGATCCTCTGCTGGTCGTTCCCGCGTGAGGATGTCTCCCGCGAAACCATCGCCAAACAGATTGCGCTGGCGCTGCGTGACGAAGTGGCGGATCTCGAAGCCGCAGGCATCGGCATCATCCAGATTGACGAACCGGCGTTGCGCGAAGGGCTGCCGCTCAAACGCAGCGACTGGGACGCGTATCTCGCCTGGGGCGTGGAGGCGTTCCGCCTGAACGCGGCGGTTGCGAAGGACGACACCCAGATCCACACCCACATGTGTTATTGCGAGTTCAACGACATCATGGATTCTATCGCCGCGCTGGATGCGGACGTGATCACCATTGAAACGTCACGCTCAGATATGGAGCTGCTGGAGTCGTTCGAAGAGTTCGAATACCCGAACGAAATCGGGCCGGGCGTGTACGACATCCACTCGCCAAACGTGCCGGATGTGGCGTGGATCGAGGCGCTGCTGAAGAAAGCCGCGCAGCGTATTCCGCAGGAGCGTCTGTGGGTGAACCCGGATTGCGGCCTGAAAACCCGTGGCTGGCCGGAAACCCGCGCGGCGCTCGCCAACATGGTGAAAGCGGCGCAGAACCTGCGCCAGGCATAA
- the yigM gene encoding Uncharacterized membrane protein yigM, translated as MWAFSFSLIGEYLAGHVDSTFSVLMRVGLAALVFLPFLRTRGQSLKTLALYMLVGALQLGVMYLFSFRAYLYLTVSEFLLFTVLTPLYITLIYDLLSRRRLRWGYALSAGLAVIGAAIIRYDKVSEHFWTGLLLVQLANISFAIGMVGYKRLMETHPMPQHSAFSWFYLGAFVVAVIAWFALGNPQKLPTTGLQWGILVWLGVAASGLGYFMWNYGATQVDAGTLGIMNNMHVPAGLLVNFAIWQQQPHWPSFIIGGAVIVASLWVHRRWVAPRSAQTEGNHRRADAPAE; from the coding sequence ATTCTCTTTTAGCCTGATTGGCGAATACCTGGCGGGCCATGTGGACAGTACCTTCTCGGTGCTGATGCGCGTCGGGCTGGCGGCGCTGGTATTCCTGCCATTCTTGCGCACCCGCGGGCAAAGCCTGAAAACGCTGGCGCTCTATATGCTGGTGGGCGCGTTGCAGCTGGGCGTGATGTACCTGTTCAGCTTCCGGGCGTATCTCTACCTGACCGTCTCGGAATTCCTGCTGTTTACCGTACTGACGCCGCTCTATATCACGCTGATTTACGATCTGCTAAGCCGTCGTCGGCTGCGCTGGGGCTATGCGCTAAGCGCCGGGCTTGCGGTCATCGGCGCGGCGATTATTCGCTATGACAAAGTGAGCGAGCACTTCTGGACCGGGCTGCTGCTGGTACAGCTGGCGAATATCAGCTTCGCTATCGGAATGGTGGGCTATAAACGCCTGATGGAGACGCATCCGATGCCGCAGCACAGCGCGTTTTCGTGGTTCTATCTCGGCGCGTTCGTCGTGGCGGTTATCGCCTGGTTCGCGCTCGGCAATCCGCAAAAGCTGCCGACCACCGGCCTGCAATGGGGCATTCTGGTGTGGCTGGGCGTGGCGGCCTCGGGGCTCGGGTACTTTATGTGGAACTACGGCGCCACGCAGGTGGACGCCGGCACGCTTGGCATCATGAATAACATGCATGTGCCCGCCGGGCTGCTGGTTAACTTCGCCATCTGGCAGCAGCAGCCCCACTGGCCGAGCTTTATCATTGGGGGAGCGGTGATAGTGGCTTCTCTGTGGGTCCACCGACGCTGGGTCGCGCCGCGCTCCGCACAAACGGAAGGGAATCACAGGCGTGCTGACGCGCCTGCTGAATAA